A genome region from Cyprinus carpio isolate SPL01 chromosome B23, ASM1834038v1, whole genome shotgun sequence includes the following:
- the LOC109113850 gene encoding 6-phosphogluconate dehydrogenase, decarboxylating, protein MAQADIALIGLAVMGQNLILNMNDHGFVVCAFNRTVSKVHDFLNNEAKGTKVIGAESLEDMVSKLKKPRRIILLVKAGQAVDDFIDKLVPLLEPGDIIIDGGNSEYRDTTRRCRSLKEKNLLFVGSGVSGGEDGARYGPSLMPGGHKDAWPHIKEIFQSIAAKVGTGEPCCDWVGDEGAGHFVKMVHNGIEYGDMQLICEAYHLMKDVLCMDHDEMAQAFDQWNKTELDSFLIEITANILKFKDEDGTHLLPKIRDSAGQKGTGKWTAISALEYGTPVTLIGEAVFARCLSSLKDERVQASKSLTGPQGVKFTGNKAQFLEDIRKALYASKIISYAQGFMLLRQAAVEFGWSLNYGAIALMWRGGCIIRSVFLGKIKEAFDRNSELQSLLLDNFFSKAVQDCQESWRRVVSTGVQQGIPMPCFTTALSFYDGYRHEMLPANLLQAQRDYFGAHTYELLSNPGKFIHTNWTGHGGKVSSSSYNA, encoded by the exons ATGGCTCA AGCGGATATTGCTCTGATTGGTCTGGCTGTGATGGGCCAGAATCTGATCCTGAACATGAATGACCATGGATTTGTG GTCTGCGCGTTCAACAGGACAGTGTCCAAGGTCCATGACTTTCTAAACAACGAAGCCAAAGGCACTAAGGTGATCGGGGCCGAGTCCCTTGAAGACATGGTGTCTAAACTCAAAAAACCTCGTCGCATCATCCTCCTCGTCAAAGCAGGACAAGCCGTCGATGACTTCATTGATAAACTG GTTCCTCTTCTTGAACCCGGTGACATTATCATTGATGGTGGAAATTCAGAGTATAGAGATACAACG AGACGCTGTAGGAGCCTGAAGGAGAAGAACCTTCTGTTTGTGGGTAGTGGAGTGAGTGGAGGAGAAGACGGGGCTCGGTATGGACCCTCACTGATGCCTGGAGGACATAAGGATGCCTG GCCACACATAAAAGAGATTTTTCAGAGCATCGCCGCCAAGGTGGGCACAGGAGAGCCGTGCTGCGACTGG gtTGGAGATGAAGGAGCTGGACATTTTGTTAAGATGGTCCATAACGGTATTGAATACGGTGACATGCAGCTGATCTGTGAGGCCTACCATCTGATGAAGGACGTGCTGTGTATGGACCATGATGAAATGGCTCAG GCCTTCGATCAGTGGAATAAGACAGAGCTGGACTCTTTCCTCATTGAGATCACTGCCAATATCCTGAAATTCAAGGATGAGGATGGCACTCATCTGCTGCCCAAAATCAGAGACAGCGCCGGGCAGAAAGGCACAGGGAAATGGACGGCTATCTCCGCTTTGGAGTACGGCACACCTGTTACACTGATAG GGGAAGCTGTCTTTGCCAGATGTCTCTCCTCTCTAAAGGATGAGAGGGTTCAGGCCAGTAAGAGCCTCACTGGCCCCCAGGGTGTCAAGTTCACCGGAAACAAGGCACAGTTTCTCGAAGATATTAGAAAG gcttTGTATGCCTCAAAGATTATTTCATATGCTCAAGGCTTCATGCTGCTCAGACAGGCTGCAGTAGAGTTTGGCTGGTCTCTTAACTATGGTGCTATTGCCCTGATGTGGAGAGGAGGCTGCATTATTCGCAG TGTTTTCTTGGGCAAGATCAAGGAAGCGTTTGATCGGAACTCCGAGCTGCAGAGTTTGCTGCTGGATAACTTCTTCAGTAAAGCTGTACAGGATTGTCAG GAATCATGGCGTAGGGTAGTAAGTACAGGTGTGCAGCAGGGGATCCCCATGCCGTGCTTCACCACTGCCCTGTCCTTCTATGACGGTTACAGGCATGAGATGCTCCCAGCAAACCTGCTGCAG GCACAGAGGGACTACTTTGGTGCCCACACGTATGAGCTGCTATCAAACCCTGGAAAGTTCATCCACACTAACTGGACAGGCCATGGAGGAAAAGTGTCATCATCATCCTACAATGCCTAA